Part of the Pseudomonas chlororaphis genome, TTTGATCGTGGCATCCGCGACGTCCTTGAGCGGGAAGAAACCCTGGTGCTCGGCGAGCTGGACCGCCTCGCTGGCAATCGCCAGGTAGAACGTCGACGACGACCAGCAACGCGGGTCGCGGAAGGCGTCGCCGACGGTGCCGACCTGTTCGATCCAGGCCAGTGGCATCCCTACCTTGTTGGAGTGACGCAGGCGCTCCACGGCGTCGTTCAGCGTCAGATCTTCAACCCCCCCATTGACTACGATCCCGGGCAGCGCCCAGTGGCCGGCGAACGGTTCGGCCTCCCTGCGGTTCAAGAGAATTTCGATGGCCTGGGCTTGCCGGTTGAAGCGCAGCACGCAGAGGTCGATGGTATGCAGGTAATCGCGCGTGGGGGCGGTGCTATTGCGCATGTCGGTTTCCGTAGGTCGCATAAAGGTCATAGTTTAACGGGTCCATGCCCGGTGCCATCCAGTGGCTGGGCAGCGGTTCGCCCAGGGCCAGGCGTTCGCGCAGCAGTGTGCTGCGCACGTGGAGCCTTTCCTCCACGCACAGGATGGAAAAACGCTCCAGCAGGGCTTGGCCGCGATAGAAGCTCGGCAACTGCTCGGCCACATCCTGGCCCACCACCAGCGCGATCCGCTTGCCGTCCAGGGCCAGGCTGTCGGCGAGGTGGGCGAGCAGGGTGTAACTGTAGATGGGGCCTTCGACGCCACGGGCCACGAGCTGCTCCACCCGGCTGGCGCTCACTTCGGTGCGGCACAGCGGTTGGATGTGCTCGACGATCGACTCCAGCCACTTCATACGCACCTCATAGTCGACCATTCGTTTGCCGCAAGGGTGCCTGAAACTGGGGGCCACCAGTACTCGCCGGGCCTGGCGGGACGCCTCGATCATCACCTGGGCGTGGCCGGCGTGAGGCGGATTGAAGGCACCGCCATAAAGCGCAATCTCGAACATGGCTGATCCTCTATTGGTACGTAACGTGTACTTTATCACCAAAGATCTCAAACGACATCTTCCGGATCCCATATCCAATAGATAGGGTAGTGAAAAAATTTTGCAGACGAAGCTTGTTGTGAAAGTACATGTTGTGTACTGTAGCGACCATGAACAGGAGAAACCCAGCATGAACAGCCTGACTCGCAAAACCGCTTCCTTCGATGTCGATGCGCAAAAGAGCTTTACCCCGCTCTGCCCTGATGAGCTGCCGGTGCCTGGCGGCGAGCAGATCGGCGGTGAGTTGAACTTCATCGCTTCCCTGGCCAGCCTGCGCATCGGCAGCAAGGATGCCCACTCGCCCCAGGCGCCCTGGGTGGTCGCCGACCATGCGCAGATGCTCAAGCCCACCGGGCTCGCGCACGCCGACATCACATGGGTCAGTCACTGTGTGCCCGGCACCGAAGGTTTCACCCTGCTGGACGAACTGCCGACGCCTTACGACTACGACTATTTCATCTGGAAGGGCGTCGAGCCGGACCTGCACCCGTACGGCGCGTGCTACCACGACTTGCACGGCAAGCTCTCTACCGGGGTGATCGAGTACCTCAAGGGCCAAGGTGTCGAGCAGGTCATCGTCGGCGGGCTGGCGCTGGATTTCTGCGTCAAGACCACCGCGCTGCAACTGGCGGGCGCCGGGCTCAAGGTGATCATCCACTTGCCGGCCTGCCGGGCCATCAGCGAGGAGGGCGCCCTCCAGGCCATCCGGGATATGCAGCAAGCGGGCATCGCGGTGGCCGCGACTCGCGAAGAAACCGTTCAACTGGCAAGCGTGTAAGGAAGACCCATGGACAGCGCATTCGATTCAAGCAACGGCACCATCCAGAGCCTTTTGGATACCGACTACTACACCTTCACCATGATGCAGGCGGTCTTGCACCAGCACCCCAACGTGGAAGTGGAATACCAGTTCATCGTGCGTTCCAAGGAGCGGCTTGGCCACCTGATCCCGCAGATTCGGGTCGAACTGGAGAAACTCGCCGGCTTGCAACTGCGCGAAGGCGAGCAGCGGTTCCTGTTCAACAAGCGTTTTCGCGAGTACCTGACCGCCGACTTCGAACAGTTTCTTGGCCTGTTCCGCTTCAATCTGCGCTACATCCATGTGTCGGAAGTCGACGGCCAACTGCATATCCGCGTCCGTGGCCCGATGTTGCACTGCATCATGTTCGAGCAACCGGTACTGGCCATGGTCAGTGAGTTGCGCAACCGCGAGAAGTACCCGGATGTCGAGTTGGCCGACGTCACCCGCAAGCTGTACCAGAAGTTCGAATGGCTGGAGAAAAACGCCAGCCGTGAAGAGCTCGCCGAGTTCCGTGTCTCGGACTTCTCCACCCGTCGGCGGCTGTCGTTCCGGGCCCAGCGCGAAGTGGTGAGCGTCATGCGCAGCGATTTCCCCGGGGTTTTTGTCGGCACCAGCAACGCTCACCTGGCCTACGAGTTCGACCTGCCGCTGATCGGCACGATGGCCCACCAGTGGCTGATGGTGCACCAGCAACTGGGCCGGTTGCGCGAGAGCCAGAACGCCGCGCTGGAAAACTGGGTACGCGAGTATCGCGGCCGCCTGGGCATCGCGCTCACGGACTGCATCAGCACCGACTTCTTCCTCAAGGACTTCGACCTGTACTTCGCCAAGCTCTATGACGGCCTGCGCCAGGATTCCGGTGACCCTATCCTCTGGGCTGACAAGGTGCTGGACCGCTACAAGGCGCTGGGTGTCGATCCGCGCACCAAGGACCTGATGTTTTCCGACGGCCTCAATTTCGAAAAATGCCTGCCGATCCTGCGGCATGTGCGTGGCAAGGCCAAGTTCGGCTTCGGGATGGGCACCAGCCTGGCTTGCGATGTCGACGGTGTCGAGCCGCTGAGCATCGTCATGAAACTGGTGCGGGTCCATGGCGAGCCGGTCGTGAAGTTCTCCGACGATCCGGTCAAGAATGTCTGTGAGGATGTTTCGTTCCTGCGGTACGCCGCTCAAGTGTTCAACGTTGCTCTGATCAA contains:
- a CDS encoding nicotinate phosphoribosyltransferase (catalyzes the formation of nictonate and 5-phospho-alpha-D-ribose 1-diphosphate from nicotinate D-ribonucleotide and diphosphate), yielding MDSAFDSSNGTIQSLLDTDYYTFTMMQAVLHQHPNVEVEYQFIVRSKERLGHLIPQIRVELEKLAGLQLREGEQRFLFNKRFREYLTADFEQFLGLFRFNLRYIHVSEVDGQLHIRVRGPMLHCIMFEQPVLAMVSELRNREKYPDVELADVTRKLYQKFEWLEKNASREELAEFRVSDFSTRRRLSFRAQREVVSVMRSDFPGVFVGTSNAHLAYEFDLPLIGTMAHQWLMVHQQLGRLRESQNAALENWVREYRGRLGIALTDCISTDFFLKDFDLYFAKLYDGLRQDSGDPILWADKVLDRYKALGVDPRTKDLMFSDGLNFEKCLPILRHVRGKAKFGFGMGTSLACDVDGVEPLSIVMKLVRVHGEPVVKFSDDPVKNVCEDVSFLRYAAQVFNVALINPQLGA
- a CDS encoding amidase, encoding MNSLTRKTASFDVDAQKSFTPLCPDELPVPGGEQIGGELNFIASLASLRIGSKDAHSPQAPWVVADHAQMLKPTGLAHADITWVSHCVPGTEGFTLLDELPTPYDYDYFIWKGVEPDLHPYGACYHDLHGKLSTGVIEYLKGQGVEQVIVGGLALDFCVKTTALQLAGAGLKVIIHLPACRAISEEGALQAIRDMQQAGIAVAATREETVQLASV
- a CDS encoding ADP-ribose pyrophosphatase, which codes for MRNSTAPTRDYLHTIDLCVLRFNRQAQAIEILLNRREAEPFAGHWALPGIVVNGGVEDLTLNDAVERLRHSNKVGMPLAWIEQVGTVGDAFRDPRCWSSSTFYLAIASEAVQLAEHQGFFPLKDVADATIKLPFDHNSLVAAVQERLLSKSLYSSLPLMFLGPEFSAPQAVGIFSVVLERPVLKTSMRQRLLKMTEAGYLQETGRKKSGDGGRPQRTLENLKPGSVYLFDRCFLE
- a CDS encoding cytidyltransferase; this encodes MFEIALYGGAFNPPHAGHAQVMIEASRQARRVLVAPSFRHPCGKRMVDYEVRMKWLESIVEHIQPLCRTEVSASRVEQLVARGVEGPIYSYTLLAHLADSLALDGKRIALVVGQDVAEQLPSFYRGQALLERFSILCVEERLHVRSTLLRERLALGEPLPSHWMAPGMDPLNYDLYATYGNRHAQ